In one window of Microbacterium natoriense DNA:
- a CDS encoding ABC transporter substrate-binding protein, with the protein MTITRRRLAGVAGIVTFAVALTACTSAPVDETAEDGGVTIGAEQSVGAMDDFEAGTTFKATEPVEFSLMYRDHPGYPVKDDWSVFQHLDADHNVTFSRTDIPMSDFDQKKSLLIGSGDASDIISVSYSGTETKFVSGGAILPVSDYLDYMPNFQEKVSEWDLQDELDNRRQADGKIYLLPGLRETPNVEYSIAIREDLWEKAGITEDPETWEEFAEQLVKVQEANPELSYAMSDRWTDATPLGSLLNVMAPNYGTAAGWQYNNTWYDEDSDEYVFTGTTDEYRELISDVADLVADGVLDPEITQSDDQATQKFISGQSAAIGSNTQTLSEYRTKFADAGQPDVPIRLISIPGGPAGSNLPSGRFTSGLMISSEAADKPYFKALLQFIDWLYYSDQGIEFAQWGVEGETFTKDSDGTRTLMDDIGWSAVNAGAPKKLNADYGYSNGVFLPANGSSKELLLSLMTDEVAAWTEKQLESKKQLPVPPAPLLDEIELEQTSLLQTQLTDAVHAATAAFITGQRSIDSDWDAYVAEIEGLGSTQLIDTFNTALARTK; encoded by the coding sequence ATGACCATCACTCGCCGACGCCTGGCGGGCGTCGCAGGCATCGTGACCTTCGCCGTCGCGCTGACGGCGTGCACCTCGGCACCCGTCGACGAGACGGCGGAGGACGGCGGCGTCACGATCGGCGCCGAGCAGTCCGTCGGCGCCATGGACGACTTCGAGGCCGGAACGACCTTCAAGGCCACCGAGCCCGTCGAGTTCTCACTCATGTATCGCGACCACCCCGGGTACCCGGTGAAGGACGACTGGTCCGTCTTCCAGCACCTCGACGCCGACCACAACGTGACGTTCTCGCGCACCGACATCCCGATGTCGGACTTCGATCAGAAGAAGTCGCTGCTGATCGGCAGCGGCGACGCATCTGACATCATCTCGGTGTCGTATTCGGGAACAGAGACCAAGTTCGTCTCGGGCGGCGCGATCCTCCCCGTGTCGGACTACCTCGACTACATGCCGAACTTCCAGGAGAAGGTCTCCGAGTGGGATCTCCAGGACGAGCTCGACAACCGCCGCCAGGCCGACGGCAAGATCTACCTGCTGCCCGGGCTCCGTGAGACGCCGAACGTCGAGTACAGCATCGCGATCCGCGAGGACCTGTGGGAGAAGGCGGGGATCACCGAGGATCCCGAGACCTGGGAGGAGTTCGCCGAGCAGCTCGTGAAGGTGCAGGAGGCGAACCCCGAGCTCAGCTACGCGATGTCGGATCGATGGACCGACGCGACCCCGCTCGGTTCGCTGCTCAACGTGATGGCGCCCAACTACGGCACGGCAGCCGGGTGGCAGTACAACAACACCTGGTACGACGAGGATTCGGACGAGTACGTCTTCACCGGCACGACGGACGAGTACCGTGAACTGATCTCCGATGTCGCGGACCTCGTGGCCGACGGCGTCCTGGACCCGGAGATCACGCAGAGCGACGACCAGGCCACGCAGAAGTTCATCTCCGGCCAGTCGGCCGCGATCGGCAGCAACACCCAGACGCTCTCCGAGTACCGGACGAAGTTCGCGGATGCCGGTCAGCCCGACGTTCCGATCCGCCTGATCTCGATCCCCGGGGGCCCTGCGGGCTCCAACCTCCCGAGCGGCCGCTTCACCTCCGGTTTGATGATCAGCAGCGAGGCGGCGGACAAGCCGTACTTCAAGGCGCTGCTGCAGTTCATCGACTGGCTGTACTACTCCGACCAGGGGATCGAGTTCGCGCAGTGGGGCGTCGAAGGAGAGACCTTCACGAAGGACTCCGATGGCACCCGAACCCTCATGGACGACATCGGCTGGAGCGCCGTGAACGCGGGTGCACCGAAGAAGCTGAACGCCGACTACGGCTACAGCAACGGCGTGTTCCTGCCCGCGAACGGATCGTCGAAGGAGCTCCTGCTCTCGCTCATGACCGACGAGGTCGCCGCGTGGACCGAGAAGCAGCTGGAGTCGAAGAAGCAGCTGCCGGTACCGCCTGCACCGCTGCTCGACGAGATCGAACTCGAGCAGACCTCGCTGCTGCAGACGCAGCTCACGGATGCCGTGCACGCTGCGACGGCCGCCTTCATCACGGGTCAGCGCTCGATCGACTCCGACTGGGACGCCTACGTCGCCGAGATCGAGGGGCTCGGGTCCACCCAGCTCATCGACACCTTCAACACCGCGCTCGCGCGCACGAAGTAG